A single genomic interval of Musa acuminata AAA Group cultivar baxijiao chromosome BXJ3-4, Cavendish_Baxijiao_AAA, whole genome shotgun sequence harbors:
- the LOC135635458 gene encoding uncharacterized protein LOC135635458 isoform X4 — protein MGCCAGGLAKSQSATDRILGPPKKWNIGQLSSQKKRQWSSSPELIAMENDVSNSHSLAMNNSSCPIIINDDAKLTEQNANNIPFINQGAIAWNQTRREWVGDRSKRPHRPPREPTISWCATYEDLLSTNQPFSQPIPLSEMIDFLVDIWQEEGLYD, from the exons ATGGG TTGTTGTGCTGGAGGGCTAGCTAAATCTCAATCAGCTACTGATAGAATATTGGGTCCACCCAAGAAGTGGAACATAGGCCAGTTATCAAGCCAAAAGAAAAGACAATGGTCATCAAGTCCTGAACTTATAGCAATGGAAAACGATGTCAGCAATTCTCATTCCCTAGCAATGAACAATTCTTCATGCCCCATTATTATCAATGATGATGCCAAGTTAACGGAGCAAAATGCCAATAATATTCCATTTATCAACCAAG GTGCTATAGCCTGGAATCAGACAAGAAGGGAGTGGGTTGGTGATCGGTCAAAAAGGCCCCATAGACCTCCAAGAGAACCAACAATAAG ctGGTGTGCAACCTACGAGGATTTGCTCTCGACCAACCAACCTTTTTCACAACCCATCCCATTATCG GAGATGATAGATTTTTTGGTCGACATATGGCAGGAGGAAGGACTTTACGATTAG
- the LOC135635458 gene encoding uncharacterized protein LOC135635458 isoform X2 codes for MVQCSCCAGGLAKSQSATDRILGPPKKWNIGQLSSQKKRQWSSSPELIAMENDVSNSHSLAMNNSSCPIIINDDAKLTEQNANNIPFINQGAIAWNQTRREWVGDRSKRPHRPPREPTISWCATYEDLLSTNQPFSQPIPLSEMIDFLVDIWQEEGLYD; via the exons ATGGTGCAATGTAG TTGTTGTGCTGGAGGGCTAGCTAAATCTCAATCAGCTACTGATAGAATATTGGGTCCACCCAAGAAGTGGAACATAGGCCAGTTATCAAGCCAAAAGAAAAGACAATGGTCATCAAGTCCTGAACTTATAGCAATGGAAAACGATGTCAGCAATTCTCATTCCCTAGCAATGAACAATTCTTCATGCCCCATTATTATCAATGATGATGCCAAGTTAACGGAGCAAAATGCCAATAATATTCCATTTATCAACCAAG GTGCTATAGCCTGGAATCAGACAAGAAGGGAGTGGGTTGGTGATCGGTCAAAAAGGCCCCATAGACCTCCAAGAGAACCAACAATAAG ctGGTGTGCAACCTACGAGGATTTGCTCTCGACCAACCAACCTTTTTCACAACCCATCCCATTATCG GAGATGATAGATTTTTTGGTCGACATATGGCAGGAGGAAGGACTTTACGATTAG
- the LOC103987551 gene encoding probable cysteine protease RD19D: MPLPFRLHSESPRDPFAFLLSHSRGIRTKIHTGKSTNGGRVTHVLLPKMGLRVLAVLLFLLTFSDGALHGSDDPEIVQVTQSRRLGSTERRFREFLRTFGKEYRTREEYARRLGVFARNLARAAEHQALDPTAVHGVTPFSDLTEEEFETAFTGLSAQDKAGWPGRGAEFPTAAAMEVGGLPSSFDWRNKGAVTDVKMQGVCGSCWAFSTTGTVEGANYVATGKLVSLSEQQLIDCDHTCDAVEKDECNNGCSGGLMTNAYNYLMQSGGLEEEKSYPYTGRQGECKFDKNKIAVSVTNFTVIPLDEEQIIANLVHRGPLAVGLNAAFMQTYVRGVSCPLICPRRWINHGVLLVGYGARGYSILRLGYRPYWIIKNSWGKQWGEQGYYRLCRGHNICGIDSMVSAVAAAS; encoded by the exons ATGCCGCTGCCGTTTCGGTTGCACTCTGAATCGCCACGCGACCCCTTCGCCTTTTTACTCTCCCACAGCCGCGGTATCCGCACCAAAATCCATACGGGCAAATCAACAAACGGTGGAAGGGTAACTCACGTTCTTTTGCCAAAGATGGGTTTGAGAGTGTTAGCggtgttgctcttcctcttgaccTTCTCCGACGGCGCATTGCACGGTTCCGACGATCCGGAGATAGTCCAGGTGACTCAGAGTCGGCGGCTGGGGAGCACCGAGCGGCGGTTCCGGGAGTTCCTGCGGACGTTTGGGAAGGAGTACCGCACCCGCGAGGAGTACGCGCGCCGGCTGGGGGTGTTCGCGCGGAACCTCGCTCGAGCCGCGGAGCACCAGGCGCTGGACCCCACCGCGGTGCACGGGGTCACCCCCTTCTCCGACCTCACCGAGGAGGAGTTTGAGACGGCCTTCACGGGGCTGTCGGCCCAGGATAAGGCCGGCTGGCCGGGGCGTGGCGCGGAGTTCCCCACCGCTGCCGCCATGGAGGTCGGTGGTCTCCCCTCGAGCTTTGATTGGCGAAACAAGGGCGCCGTCACGGACGTCAAGATGCAG GGCGTCTGTGGATCTTGCTGGGCATTCAGCACGACGGGAACGGTGGAGGGAGCAAACTATGTTGCCACAGGGAAGCTCGTCAGCCTCAGCGAGCAGCAGCTCATCGACTGCGATCACACG TGCGATGCCGTGGAGAAAGACGAGTGCAACAACGGGTGCAGCGGCGGACTAATGACGAACGCCTACAACTACCTGATGCAATCAGGCGGCTTGGAGGAGGAGAAATCTTACCCTTACACCGGAAGGCAAGGCGAGTGCAAGTTCGACAAGAACAAGATCGCCGTCAGCGTGACCAACTTCACCGTCATCCCTCTCGACGAAGAGCAGATCATTGCCAACCTTGTCCACCGCGGTCCTCTTGCAG TGGGATTGAACGCGGCATTCATGCAGACGTACGTTCGAGGGGTGTCCTGCCCATTGATCTGCCCCAGGAGGTGGATAAACCATGGGGTGCTACTGGTTGGTTATGGAGCCAGAGGCTACTCCATTCTGAGGCTTGGCTACAGGCCCTACTGGATCATAAAGAACTCCTGGGGAAAGCAGTGGGGAGAACAAGGTTATTACCGGCTCTGCAGGGGTCATAACATCTGTGGGATCGACAGCATGGTCTCTGCTGTAGCGGCAGCATCATAA
- the LOC135635458 gene encoding uncharacterized protein LOC135635458 isoform X3, whose amino-acid sequence MSSCCAGGLAKSQSATDRILGPPKKWNIGQLSSQKKRQWSSSPELIAMENDVSNSHSLAMNNSSCPIIINDDAKLTEQNANNIPFINQGAIAWNQTRREWVGDRSKRPHRPPREPTISWCATYEDLLSTNQPFSQPIPLSEMIDFLVDIWQEEGLYD is encoded by the exons ATG AGCAGTTGTTGTGCTGGAGGGCTAGCTAAATCTCAATCAGCTACTGATAGAATATTGGGTCCACCCAAGAAGTGGAACATAGGCCAGTTATCAAGCCAAAAGAAAAGACAATGGTCATCAAGTCCTGAACTTATAGCAATGGAAAACGATGTCAGCAATTCTCATTCCCTAGCAATGAACAATTCTTCATGCCCCATTATTATCAATGATGATGCCAAGTTAACGGAGCAAAATGCCAATAATATTCCATTTATCAACCAAG GTGCTATAGCCTGGAATCAGACAAGAAGGGAGTGGGTTGGTGATCGGTCAAAAAGGCCCCATAGACCTCCAAGAGAACCAACAATAAG ctGGTGTGCAACCTACGAGGATTTGCTCTCGACCAACCAACCTTTTTCACAACCCATCCCATTATCG GAGATGATAGATTTTTTGGTCGACATATGGCAGGAGGAAGGACTTTACGATTAG
- the LOC135635458 gene encoding uncharacterized protein LOC135635458 isoform X1, with the protein MSHEGGALIVVILLFSLGSEFCLSSNGAICCAGGLAKSQSATDRILGPPKKWNIGQLSSQKKRQWSSSPELIAMENDVSNSHSLAMNNSSCPIIINDDAKLTEQNANNIPFINQGAIAWNQTRREWVGDRSKRPHRPPREPTISWCATYEDLLSTNQPFSQPIPLSEMIDFLVDIWQEEGLYD; encoded by the exons ATGAGTCATGAAGGTGGTGCTTTGATTGTTGTCATACTTCTTTTTTCTTTAGGCAGTGAGTTCTGCCTCTCATCTAATGGTGCAAT TTGTTGTGCTGGAGGGCTAGCTAAATCTCAATCAGCTACTGATAGAATATTGGGTCCACCCAAGAAGTGGAACATAGGCCAGTTATCAAGCCAAAAGAAAAGACAATGGTCATCAAGTCCTGAACTTATAGCAATGGAAAACGATGTCAGCAATTCTCATTCCCTAGCAATGAACAATTCTTCATGCCCCATTATTATCAATGATGATGCCAAGTTAACGGAGCAAAATGCCAATAATATTCCATTTATCAACCAAG GTGCTATAGCCTGGAATCAGACAAGAAGGGAGTGGGTTGGTGATCGGTCAAAAAGGCCCCATAGACCTCCAAGAGAACCAACAATAAG ctGGTGTGCAACCTACGAGGATTTGCTCTCGACCAACCAACCTTTTTCACAACCCATCCCATTATCG GAGATGATAGATTTTTTGGTCGACATATGGCAGGAGGAAGGACTTTACGATTAG